A stretch of the Meles meles chromosome 19, mMelMel3.1 paternal haplotype, whole genome shotgun sequence genome encodes the following:
- the EDC4 gene encoding enhancer of mRNA-decapping protein 4 isoform X1 — MASSCASIDIEDATQHLRDILKLDRPAGGPSAESQRPSNAYNGDLNGLLVPDPLSSGDGMSANKPGLRAMPPINLQEKQVICLTGDDSSTCIGILAKEVEIVASSDSSISSKARGSNKVKIQPVAKYDWEQKYYYGNLIAVSNSFLAYAIRAANNGSAMVRVISVSTSERTLLKGFTGSVADLAFAHLNSSQLACLDEAGNLFVWRLALVNGKIQEEILVHIQQPEGTPLNHFRRIIWCPFIPEESEDCCEEGSPTVALLHEDRAEVWDLDMLRSNHSTWPVRVSQIKQGFIVVKGHSTCLSEGALSPDGTVLATASHDGFVKFWQIYIEGQDEPRCLHEWKPHDGRSLSCLLFCDNHKKQDPEVPFWRFLITGADQNRELKMWCTVSWTCLQTIRFSPDIFSSVSVPPSLKVCLDLSAEYLILSDVQRKVLYVMELLQNQEEGRACFSSISEFLLTHPVLSFGIQVVSRCRLRHTEVLPAEEENDSLGADGTHGAGAMESAAGVLIKLFCVHTKALQDVQIRFQPQLNPDVVAPLPTHTAHEDFTFGESRPELGSEGLGSSTQGSQPDPRRIVELPAPADFLNLSNETKPKLMTPDAFMTPSTSLQQIAVSPSSSSSSSSSSSSSSLTAVSAMSSTSAVDPSLPRPPEELTLSPKLQLDGSLTMSSGSSLQASPRSLLPSLLPGPADKLTPKAPGQVPAPASALSLELQEVEPLGLPQASPSRTRSPDVISSASTALSQDIPEIASEALSRGFVSSAPEGLEPDSMASAASALHLLSPRPRPGPELGSQLGLDGGLGDGDRHSTPSLLEAALTQEATAPENQVWPTAPDITRETCSSLAESPRNGLQEKHKSLAFHRPPYHLLQQHDSQDASAEQSDHDDEVASLASAAGGFGTKVPTPRLPAKDWKTKGSPRASPKLKRKGKKDDGDSAVGSRLMEHQVADPPEDWPALIWQQQRELAELRHSQEELLQRLCTQLEGLQSTVTGHVERALESRHEQERILTGHGSVWRRGGDSSSVLGPGMNVGPAPGLFLSCSAERRLERALAEGQQRGGQLQEQLTQQLSQALSSAVAGRLERSIRDEIKKTVPPCVSRSLEPVASQLSNSVATKLTAVEGSMKENISKLLKSKNLTDAIARAAADTLQGPMQAAYREAFQSVVLPAFEKSCQAMFQQINDSFRLGTQEYLQQLESHMKSRKAREQEAREPVLAQLRGLVSTLQGATEQMAATVSSSVRAEVQHQLHVAVSSLQESILAQVQRIVKGEVSVALKEQQAAVTSSIMQAMRSAAGTPVPAAHLDCQAQQAHILQLLQQGHLNQAFQQALTAADLNLVLYVCETVDPGQVFGQPPCPLSQPVLLSLIQQLASDLGTRTDLKLSYLEEAVMHLDHSDPITRDHMGSVMAQVRQKLFQFLQAEPHNSLGKVARRLSLMLHGLVTPSLP, encoded by the exons ATGGCCTCCTCCTGCGCGAGCATCGACATCGAGGACGCCACGCAGCACCTGCGGGACATCCTCAAGCTGGACCGGCCCGCGGGGG GTCCCAGTGCAGAGAGCCAGCGCCCATCTAATGCCTACAATGGGGATCTCAACGGGCTTCTTGTCCCAGACCCCCTTTCCTCAGGTGATGGTATGTCAGCAAACAAGCCTGGTCTCCGTGCCATGCCACCTATTAACCTTCAGGAAAAGCAGGTCAT CTGCCTCACAGGAGATGACAGCTCTACATGCATCGGGATTTTGGCCAAGGAGGTGGAGATTGTGGCCAGCAGTGACTCTAGCATCTCAAGCAAAGCACGGGGCAGCAACAAG GTGAAAATCCAGCCTGTGGCCAAGTATGACTGGGAACAGAAATACTACTATGGCAACCTTATTGCTGTGTCCAACTCCTTCTTGGCCTATGCCATTCGGG cTGCCAACAACGGCTCGGCGATGGTGCGGGTGATCAGTGTCAGCACTTCGGAGCGGACCCTGCTCAAGGGCTTCACAGGCAGTGTGGCTGATTTGGCCTTTGCACACCTCAATTCCTCCCAGCTGGCCTGCCTGGATGAGGCAGGCAACCTGTTTGTGTGGCGCTTGGCTCTGGTTAATGGCAAAATTCA AGAAGAGATCTTGGTCCACATCCAGCAGCCAGAGGGCACACCACTGAACCACTTCCGCAGGATCATCTGGTGCCCCTTCATCCCAGAGGAGAGTGAGGACTGTTGTGAGGAGGGCAGCCCCACGGTGGCTCTGTTGCACGAGGACCGG GCTGAGGTGTGGGATCTGGACATGCTCCGCTCCAACCATAGCACTTGGCCCGTGCGTGTCAGCCAGATCAAGCAAGGCTTCATCGTGGTAAAAGGCCACAGCACT TGCCTGAGTGAAGGGGCCCTCTCTCCTGATGGGACTGTCCTGGCTACTGCAAGCCATGATGGCTTTGTCAAGTTCTGGCAGATCTACATCGAGGGACAGGATGAGCCAAG GTGTCTGCATGAGTGGAAGCCTCATGATGGGCGGTCCCTTTCCTGCCTCCTGTTCTGTGACAACCACAAGAAACAGGACCCTGA AGTCCCTTTCTGGAGGTTCCTCATCACTGGTGCTGACCAGAATCGGGAGCTAAAGATGTGGTGCACAGTGTCCTGGACCTGCCTGCAGACCATTCG CTTCTCCCCAGATATCTTCAGCTCGGTGAGTGTGCCCCCCAGCCTCAAGGTTTGTCTGGACCTCTCAGCCGAATACCTTATTCTCAGCGATGTGCAACGGAAG GTCCTGTATGTGATGGAGCTGCTGCAGAACCAGGAGGAGGGCCGTGCTTGCTTCAGCTCCATCTCTGAGTTCCTGCTCACCCACCCCGTGCTGAGCTTCGGTATCCAGGTTGTGAGTCGCTGCCGACTGCGGCACACTGAAGTGCTGCCTGCTGAGGAGGAGAACGACAGCCTAGGGGCTG ATGGGACCCACGGAGCTGGTGCCATGGAGTCTGCAGCCGGTGTGCTCATCAAACTGTTCTGCGTGCATACTAA GGCACTGCAGGACGTGCAGATCCGTTTCCAGCCGCAGTTGAACCCTGACGTTGTGGCCCCGCTCCCCACCCACACTGCCCATGAGGACTTCA CATTTGGAGAGTCTCGGCCTGAACTGGGCTCTGAGGGCCTGGGGTCATCTACCCAAGGATCCCAGCCTGACCCCCGACGCATAGTGGAGCTGCCTGCGCCTGCCGACTTCCTCAATCTGAGCAATGAGACCAAGCCCAAGCTGATGACACCCGACGCCTTCATGACACCTAGCACCTCCCTGCAGCAg atCGCTGTgtcccccagcagcagcagcagctccagctccagctccagctcctcctCTCTTACAGCTGTGTCTGCCATGAGCAGTACGTCAGCTGTGGACCCCTCCTTGCCCAG GCCACCTGAGGAGCTGACCTTGAGCCCCAAGTTGCAGCTGGATGGCAGTCTGACGATGAGCAGCGGTAGCAGCCTGCAGGCAAGCCCACGCAGCCTCTTGCCCAGCCTGCTCCCAGGTCCAGCTGACAAACTGACTCCCAAAGCACctgggcag GTGCCTGCTCCTGCCTCTGCACTGTCGCTGGAGCTGCAGGAAGTGGAACCCCTGGGGCTACCCCAGGCTTCTCCCAGCCGCACCCGCTCCCCTGATGTTATCTCCTCAGCTTCCACTGCCCTGTCCCAGGACATCCCTGAGATCGCATCTGAGGCCCTGTCCCGTGGTTTTGTCTCCTCTGCTCCTGAGGGTCTTGAACCAGACAGTATGGCCTCAGCTGCCTCAGCGCTCCACCTGCTGTCCCCACGGCCCCGGCCAGGGCCCGAGCTTGGCTCCCAGCTTGGCCTGGATGGAGGCTTGGGGGATGGGGATCGGCACAGTACCCCTTCCCTTTTGGAGGCAGCGTTGACCCAGGAGGCCACAGCCCCTGAGAATCAGGTCTGGCCTACGGCACCAGACATTACTCGTGAGACCTGCAGCAGCCTGGCAGAGAG TCCCAGGAACGGCCTCCAGGAGAAGCACAAGAGCCTGGCCTTCCACCGACCACCTTATCACCTGCTGCAGCAACATGACAGCCAGGACGCCAGTGCTGAGCAAAG TGACCATGATGATGAGGTTGCTAGCCTTGCCTCTGCTGCGGGGGGCTTTGGCACCAAAGTTCCCACTCCACGGCTACCGGCCAAGGACTGGAAGACCAAGGGTTCTCCTCGAGCCTCACCCAAGCTTAAGAGAAAGGGCAAGAAAGATGACGG GGACTCAGCCGTGGGATCCCGGCTCATGGAGCACCAG GTGGCAGACCCTCCTGAGGACTGGCCAGCACTCATTTGGCAACAGCAGAGAGAGTTGGCAGAGCTGCGACACAGCCAAGAAGAATTGCTGCAGCGTCTTTGCACTCAGCTGGAAGGCCTGCAGAGTACCGTCACGGGCCACGTGGAACGCGCCCTGGAGTCGCGGCATGAGCAGGAGCGTATCCTTACGGGTCATGGCTCGGTGTGGCGTAGGGGTGGGGACAGCAGCAGCGTTCTTGGCCCAGGAATGAATGTGGGACCTGCCCCAGGCCTGTTCCTTAGCTGCAGTGCAGAGCGGCGGCTGGAGCGGGCGCTGGCCGAGGGGCAGCAGCGGGGTGGGCAGCTGCAGGAGCAGCTGACACAGCAGCTGTCCCAGGCGCTGTCTTCGGCTGTAGCTGGGCGGCTGGAGCGCAGCATACGGGATGAGATCAAGAAGACGGTGCCCCCGT GTGTCTCCAGGAGTCTGGAGCCAGTGGCAAGCCAGCTGAGCAACTCAGTGGCCACCAAGCTCACTGCCGTGGAGGGTAGCATGAAAGAGAATATCTCCAAGCTGCTGAAGTCCAAG AACTTGACAGATGCCATTGCCCGAGCAGCTGCAGACACATTACAGGGGCCAATGCAGGCTGCCTACCGTGAAGCCTTTCAGAGTGTGGTGCTGCCGGCGTTTGAGAAGAGCTGCCAGGCCATGTTCCAGCAGATCAATGATAGCTTCCGACTGGGCACGCAAGAGT ACTTGCAGCAGCTGGAAAGCCACATGAAGAGCCGGAAGGCGCGAGAACAGGAGGCACGGGAGCCTGTGTTGGCCCAGCTGCGGGGCCTGGTCAGCACACTACAGGGTGCCACCGAGCAGATGGCGGCCACCGTGTCTAGCAGCGTTCGGGCTGAGGTGCAGCACCAGCTGCACGTGGCTGTGAGCAG CCTGCAGGAGTCCATTTTAGCACAGGTACAGCGCATTGTTAAGGGTGAGGTGAGTGTGGCACTCAAGGAGCAACAGGCTGCTGTCACGTCTAGCATCATGCAGGCCATGCGTTCAGCTGCTGGCACACCCGTCCCCGCCGCCCACCTCGATTGCCAGGCCCAGCAAGCCCATATCCTGCAGCTGCTGCAGCAGGGCCACCTCAATCAGGCCTTCCAGCAG GCCCTGACAGCTGCTGACCTGAACCTGGTGCTGTATGTATGTGAAACTGTGGACCCAGGGCAGGTTTTTGGGCAGCCACCCTGCCCACTCTCCCAGCCTGTGCTCCTTTCCCTCATCCAGCAGCTGGCCTCTGACCTTGGTACTCGAACTGATCTCAAGCTCAG CTACCTGGAAGAGGCTGTGATGCACCTGGACCACAGTGACCCCATTACTCGGGACCACATGGGCTCCGTCATGGCCCAGGTGCGCCAGAAGCTCTTCCAGTTCCTTCAGGCTGAGCCACACAACTCACTTGGTAAAGTGGCCCGGCGTCTCAGCCTCATGTTGCACGGCCTTGTAACCCCTAGCCTCCCTTAG
- the EDC4 gene encoding enhancer of mRNA-decapping protein 4 isoform X3, translating into MASSCASIDIEDATQHLRDILKLDRPAGGPSAESQRPSNAYNGDLNGLLVPDPLSSGDGMSANKPGLRAMPPINLQEKQVICLTGDDSSTCIGILAKEVEIVASSDSSISSKARGSNKVKIQPVAKYDWEQKYYYGNLIAVSNSFLAYAIRAANNGSAMVRVISVSTSERTLLKGFTGSVADLAFAHLNSSQLACLDEAGNLFVWRLALVNGKIQEEILVHIQQPEGTPLNHFRRIIWCPFIPEESEDCCEEGSPTVALLHEDRAEVWDLDMLRSNHSTWPVRVSQIKQGFIVVKGHSTCLSEGALSPDGTVLATASHDGFVKFWQIYIEGQDEPRCLHEWKPHDGRSLSCLLFCDNHKKQDPEVPFWRFLITGADQNRELKMWCTVSWTCLQTIRFSPDIFSSVSVPPSLKVCLDLSAEYLILSDVQRKVLYVMELLQNQEEGRACFSSISEFLLTHPVLSFGIQVVSRCRLRHTEVLPAEEENDSLGADGTHGAGAMESAAGVLIKLFCVHTKALQDVQIRFQPQLNPDVVAPLPTHTAHEDFTFSTAFGESRPELGSEGLGSSTQGSQPDPRRIVELPAPADFLNLSNETKPKLMTPDAFMTPSTSLQQIAVSPSSSSSSSSSSSSSSLTAVSAMSSTSAVDPSLPRPPEELTLSPKLQLDGSLTMSSGSSLQASPRSLLPSLLPGPADKLTPKAPGQVPAPASALSLELQEVEPLGLPQASPSRTRSPDVISSASTALSQDIPEIASEALSRGFVSSAPEGLEPDSMASAASALHLLSPRPRPGPELGSQLGLDGGLGDGDRHSTPSLLEAALTQEATAPENQVWPTAPDITRETCSSLAESPRNGLQEKHKSLAFHRPPYHLLQQHDSQDASAEQSDHDDEVASLASAAGGFGTKVPTPRLPAKDWKTKGSPRASPKLKRKGKKDDGDSAVGSRLMEHQVADPPEDWPALIWQQQRELAELRHSQEELLQRLCTQLEGLQSTVTGHVERALESRHEQEQRRLERALAEGQQRGGQLQEQLTQQLSQALSSAVAGRLERSIRDEIKKTVPPCVSRSLEPVASQLSNSVATKLTAVEGSMKENISKLLKSKNLTDAIARAAADTLQGPMQAAYREAFQSVVLPAFEKSCQAMFQQINDSFRLGTQEYLQQLESHMKSRKAREQEAREPVLAQLRGLVSTLQGATEQMAATVSSSVRAEVQHQLHVAVSSLQESILAQVQRIVKGEVSVALKEQQAAVTSSIMQAMRSAAGTPVPAAHLDCQAQQAHILQLLQQGHLNQAFQQALTAADLNLVLYVCETVDPGQVFGQPPCPLSQPVLLSLIQQLASDLGTRTDLKLSYLEEAVMHLDHSDPITRDHMGSVMAQVRQKLFQFLQAEPHNSLGKVARRLSLMLHGLVTPSLP; encoded by the exons ATGGCCTCCTCCTGCGCGAGCATCGACATCGAGGACGCCACGCAGCACCTGCGGGACATCCTCAAGCTGGACCGGCCCGCGGGGG GTCCCAGTGCAGAGAGCCAGCGCCCATCTAATGCCTACAATGGGGATCTCAACGGGCTTCTTGTCCCAGACCCCCTTTCCTCAGGTGATGGTATGTCAGCAAACAAGCCTGGTCTCCGTGCCATGCCACCTATTAACCTTCAGGAAAAGCAGGTCAT CTGCCTCACAGGAGATGACAGCTCTACATGCATCGGGATTTTGGCCAAGGAGGTGGAGATTGTGGCCAGCAGTGACTCTAGCATCTCAAGCAAAGCACGGGGCAGCAACAAG GTGAAAATCCAGCCTGTGGCCAAGTATGACTGGGAACAGAAATACTACTATGGCAACCTTATTGCTGTGTCCAACTCCTTCTTGGCCTATGCCATTCGGG cTGCCAACAACGGCTCGGCGATGGTGCGGGTGATCAGTGTCAGCACTTCGGAGCGGACCCTGCTCAAGGGCTTCACAGGCAGTGTGGCTGATTTGGCCTTTGCACACCTCAATTCCTCCCAGCTGGCCTGCCTGGATGAGGCAGGCAACCTGTTTGTGTGGCGCTTGGCTCTGGTTAATGGCAAAATTCA AGAAGAGATCTTGGTCCACATCCAGCAGCCAGAGGGCACACCACTGAACCACTTCCGCAGGATCATCTGGTGCCCCTTCATCCCAGAGGAGAGTGAGGACTGTTGTGAGGAGGGCAGCCCCACGGTGGCTCTGTTGCACGAGGACCGG GCTGAGGTGTGGGATCTGGACATGCTCCGCTCCAACCATAGCACTTGGCCCGTGCGTGTCAGCCAGATCAAGCAAGGCTTCATCGTGGTAAAAGGCCACAGCACT TGCCTGAGTGAAGGGGCCCTCTCTCCTGATGGGACTGTCCTGGCTACTGCAAGCCATGATGGCTTTGTCAAGTTCTGGCAGATCTACATCGAGGGACAGGATGAGCCAAG GTGTCTGCATGAGTGGAAGCCTCATGATGGGCGGTCCCTTTCCTGCCTCCTGTTCTGTGACAACCACAAGAAACAGGACCCTGA AGTCCCTTTCTGGAGGTTCCTCATCACTGGTGCTGACCAGAATCGGGAGCTAAAGATGTGGTGCACAGTGTCCTGGACCTGCCTGCAGACCATTCG CTTCTCCCCAGATATCTTCAGCTCGGTGAGTGTGCCCCCCAGCCTCAAGGTTTGTCTGGACCTCTCAGCCGAATACCTTATTCTCAGCGATGTGCAACGGAAG GTCCTGTATGTGATGGAGCTGCTGCAGAACCAGGAGGAGGGCCGTGCTTGCTTCAGCTCCATCTCTGAGTTCCTGCTCACCCACCCCGTGCTGAGCTTCGGTATCCAGGTTGTGAGTCGCTGCCGACTGCGGCACACTGAAGTGCTGCCTGCTGAGGAGGAGAACGACAGCCTAGGGGCTG ATGGGACCCACGGAGCTGGTGCCATGGAGTCTGCAGCCGGTGTGCTCATCAAACTGTTCTGCGTGCATACTAA GGCACTGCAGGACGTGCAGATCCGTTTCCAGCCGCAGTTGAACCCTGACGTTGTGGCCCCGCTCCCCACCCACACTGCCCATGAGGACTTCA CTTTCTCCACAGCATTTGGAGAGTCTCGGCCTGAACTGGGCTCTGAGGGCCTGGGGTCATCTACCCAAGGATCCCAGCCTGACCCCCGACGCATAGTGGAGCTGCCTGCGCCTGCCGACTTCCTCAATCTGAGCAATGAGACCAAGCCCAAGCTGATGACACCCGACGCCTTCATGACACCTAGCACCTCCCTGCAGCAg atCGCTGTgtcccccagcagcagcagcagctccagctccagctccagctcctcctCTCTTACAGCTGTGTCTGCCATGAGCAGTACGTCAGCTGTGGACCCCTCCTTGCCCAG GCCACCTGAGGAGCTGACCTTGAGCCCCAAGTTGCAGCTGGATGGCAGTCTGACGATGAGCAGCGGTAGCAGCCTGCAGGCAAGCCCACGCAGCCTCTTGCCCAGCCTGCTCCCAGGTCCAGCTGACAAACTGACTCCCAAAGCACctgggcag GTGCCTGCTCCTGCCTCTGCACTGTCGCTGGAGCTGCAGGAAGTGGAACCCCTGGGGCTACCCCAGGCTTCTCCCAGCCGCACCCGCTCCCCTGATGTTATCTCCTCAGCTTCCACTGCCCTGTCCCAGGACATCCCTGAGATCGCATCTGAGGCCCTGTCCCGTGGTTTTGTCTCCTCTGCTCCTGAGGGTCTTGAACCAGACAGTATGGCCTCAGCTGCCTCAGCGCTCCACCTGCTGTCCCCACGGCCCCGGCCAGGGCCCGAGCTTGGCTCCCAGCTTGGCCTGGATGGAGGCTTGGGGGATGGGGATCGGCACAGTACCCCTTCCCTTTTGGAGGCAGCGTTGACCCAGGAGGCCACAGCCCCTGAGAATCAGGTCTGGCCTACGGCACCAGACATTACTCGTGAGACCTGCAGCAGCCTGGCAGAGAG TCCCAGGAACGGCCTCCAGGAGAAGCACAAGAGCCTGGCCTTCCACCGACCACCTTATCACCTGCTGCAGCAACATGACAGCCAGGACGCCAGTGCTGAGCAAAG TGACCATGATGATGAGGTTGCTAGCCTTGCCTCTGCTGCGGGGGGCTTTGGCACCAAAGTTCCCACTCCACGGCTACCGGCCAAGGACTGGAAGACCAAGGGTTCTCCTCGAGCCTCACCCAAGCTTAAGAGAAAGGGCAAGAAAGATGACGG GGACTCAGCCGTGGGATCCCGGCTCATGGAGCACCAG GTGGCAGACCCTCCTGAGGACTGGCCAGCACTCATTTGGCAACAGCAGAGAGAGTTGGCAGAGCTGCGACACAGCCAAGAAGAATTGCTGCAGCGTCTTTGCACTCAGCTGGAAGGCCTGCAGAGTACCGTCACGGGCCACGTGGAACGCGCCCTGGAGTCGCGGCATGAGCAGGAGC AGCGGCGGCTGGAGCGGGCGCTGGCCGAGGGGCAGCAGCGGGGTGGGCAGCTGCAGGAGCAGCTGACACAGCAGCTGTCCCAGGCGCTGTCTTCGGCTGTAGCTGGGCGGCTGGAGCGCAGCATACGGGATGAGATCAAGAAGACGGTGCCCCCGT GTGTCTCCAGGAGTCTGGAGCCAGTGGCAAGCCAGCTGAGCAACTCAGTGGCCACCAAGCTCACTGCCGTGGAGGGTAGCATGAAAGAGAATATCTCCAAGCTGCTGAAGTCCAAG AACTTGACAGATGCCATTGCCCGAGCAGCTGCAGACACATTACAGGGGCCAATGCAGGCTGCCTACCGTGAAGCCTTTCAGAGTGTGGTGCTGCCGGCGTTTGAGAAGAGCTGCCAGGCCATGTTCCAGCAGATCAATGATAGCTTCCGACTGGGCACGCAAGAGT ACTTGCAGCAGCTGGAAAGCCACATGAAGAGCCGGAAGGCGCGAGAACAGGAGGCACGGGAGCCTGTGTTGGCCCAGCTGCGGGGCCTGGTCAGCACACTACAGGGTGCCACCGAGCAGATGGCGGCCACCGTGTCTAGCAGCGTTCGGGCTGAGGTGCAGCACCAGCTGCACGTGGCTGTGAGCAG CCTGCAGGAGTCCATTTTAGCACAGGTACAGCGCATTGTTAAGGGTGAGGTGAGTGTGGCACTCAAGGAGCAACAGGCTGCTGTCACGTCTAGCATCATGCAGGCCATGCGTTCAGCTGCTGGCACACCCGTCCCCGCCGCCCACCTCGATTGCCAGGCCCAGCAAGCCCATATCCTGCAGCTGCTGCAGCAGGGCCACCTCAATCAGGCCTTCCAGCAG GCCCTGACAGCTGCTGACCTGAACCTGGTGCTGTATGTATGTGAAACTGTGGACCCAGGGCAGGTTTTTGGGCAGCCACCCTGCCCACTCTCCCAGCCTGTGCTCCTTTCCCTCATCCAGCAGCTGGCCTCTGACCTTGGTACTCGAACTGATCTCAAGCTCAG CTACCTGGAAGAGGCTGTGATGCACCTGGACCACAGTGACCCCATTACTCGGGACCACATGGGCTCCGTCATGGCCCAGGTGCGCCAGAAGCTCTTCCAGTTCCTTCAGGCTGAGCCACACAACTCACTTGGTAAAGTGGCCCGGCGTCTCAGCCTCATGTTGCACGGCCTTGTAACCCCTAGCCTCCCTTAG